A single genomic interval of Chryseobacterium paludis harbors:
- a CDS encoding ABC transporter permease/substrate-binding protein — protein sequence MTQQSLWQFIVEQQDKLLIQIVQHLGLTFVSLLLAIVVGVPLGILIARKRLFANPVLGTAGILQTVPSIALLGFMIPAFGIGATPAIVALLIYALLPIIRNTYTGITGVDPAVIEAAKAMGMNRKQLLFKVELPLAMPVIIAGIRTAAVINVGVATLASFVAAGGLGEFIFGGISLNNTNMILAGAIPAALLAIILDQLIAVLQKTGYRRLRKILFIIPLILIVVVGFYVLTSNSGNKLKAGFTPEFMGRQDGDIGLRSVYGLNAKPTIVSDAIMYKAAYDKELDVISGYSTDGRIKAFDLYVLNDDKKIFPPYFAAPIIKTKTLQKFPQLKEVLNLLAGKFNDSVMTDLNYRSDYLHQTPEKIAKDFLRKNRLLKTPRKGSGGTIRIGSKIFGEQYILTEMYKMLIEGYTDYKVETKTGLGGTKICFDALTNDAIDFYPEYTGTGLLVLLKPTESTIKNVSQSAEKTYDYVNSEFKKQYGIEWLKPLGFNNSYALMMRREQSQKLKIKTISDLKNYLDTP from the coding sequence ATGACGCAACAAAGTCTATGGCAATTTATTGTCGAACAACAAGATAAACTCCTGATTCAAATTGTACAACATCTTGGATTGACTTTTGTGTCATTACTATTGGCGATCGTAGTTGGAGTTCCCCTGGGAATATTGATAGCAAGGAAGAGATTATTTGCCAATCCTGTTCTTGGAACTGCAGGTATCTTACAAACTGTTCCCAGTATTGCTTTGCTTGGATTTATGATTCCTGCTTTTGGGATAGGAGCAACCCCGGCAATTGTAGCTTTACTGATCTATGCGCTTTTACCAATTATCAGAAATACTTACACAGGAATTACGGGAGTTGACCCTGCAGTTATTGAAGCGGCGAAAGCAATGGGAATGAATAGGAAACAGCTTCTTTTCAAAGTTGAACTTCCTTTAGCAATGCCCGTTATCATTGCAGGAATACGGACCGCTGCTGTTATCAATGTTGGAGTGGCTACATTAGCTTCATTTGTTGCGGCAGGAGGATTAGGTGAATTTATATTCGGTGGTATTTCACTGAATAATACCAATATGATCCTTGCAGGTGCCATTCCAGCGGCTTTACTTGCTATTATATTAGATCAGCTGATTGCTGTTTTACAAAAGACAGGTTACCGAAGACTTCGTAAGATCTTATTTATCATTCCCTTAATACTGATTGTCGTTGTTGGATTCTATGTACTAACTTCAAATTCCGGGAACAAACTTAAAGCAGGTTTTACGCCGGAGTTTATGGGACGACAGGATGGAGATATCGGTTTGAGATCAGTGTATGGACTGAATGCGAAGCCTACCATTGTAAGCGATGCTATTATGTACAAAGCTGCTTATGATAAAGAACTGGATGTTATCAGTGGTTATTCTACAGATGGCAGAATTAAGGCTTTTGATCTCTATGTTTTAAATGATGATAAAAAAATATTTCCACCTTATTTTGCAGCACCAATCATCAAAACAAAAACATTACAAAAATTTCCCCAATTGAAAGAAGTTTTAAATTTGTTGGCTGGAAAATTTAATGATTCCGTTATGACGGATCTTAATTACAGATCGGACTATTTACACCAGACGCCGGAAAAAATTGCTAAAGATTTTCTAAGAAAAAATAGATTATTAAAGACCCCAAGAAAAGGTAGCGGCGGAACCATAAGGATCGGATCAAAAATTTTTGGCGAGCAGTATATTCTTACAGAAATGTATAAAATGCTTATTGAAGGCTATACCGATTATAAGGTTGAAACGAAGACCGGATTGGGAGGAACTAAAATATGTTTCGATGCTCTGACGAATGATGCGATCGATTTTTATCCTGAATATACAGGCACCGGACTTTTAGTGCTTCTAAAGCCAACGGAATCAACCATTAAAAATGTAAGTCAGAGTGCGGAAAAAACCTATGATTATGTCAATTCAGAATTTAAAAAACAATATGGAATTGAATGGCTGAAACCTTTGGGTTTTAATAATTCTTATGCTTTAATGATGCGAAGAGAACAGTCTCAGAAATTAAAAATAAAAACTATTTCAGATCTTAAAAACTATTTAGACACTCCTTAA
- a CDS encoding MalY/PatB family protein, with translation MNYNFDEIIPRRGTNSIKWDKVADENVLPMWVADMDFKTPPEVIKALSRKVEQGIFGYSIIPSAFYDSIINWWEISHQLILKKEWLLPVPGMIPALSAIIRAHLQPGDNIIVQSPVYNHFFTLIENCECNTVENHLIYENGNYQIDFVDLELKASDPQTKMLLICSPHNPVGRVWVREELEKIASICTKHQVMVVSDEIHADLVYKNHRHIPFVSVAGNYDLVSVTCGSPCKTFNLSSLPVSYVISKDQEILKRIEKILTIQETTTINPFAVEALIAAYNQGRNWMEELKEYVYANYLYLKYFCKEYLPNVLVSDLQATYLVWLDCHTLGKGSDELSKFLFKEEKLWLNSGTMYGSSGEGFLRINIACPRQVLEEGLQRLEKYVHKK, from the coding sequence ATGAACTATAATTTTGACGAAATAATACCAAGACGAGGAACGAACTCTATAAAATGGGATAAGGTTGCGGATGAAAATGTATTGCCAATGTGGGTAGCTGATATGGATTTTAAAACGCCTCCTGAAGTTATAAAAGCTCTTTCAAGGAAGGTTGAACAAGGAATATTTGGTTACAGTATTATTCCTTCAGCATTTTATGATTCTATTATCAATTGGTGGGAAATAAGCCATCAGCTGATCTTGAAAAAAGAGTGGCTGTTACCAGTTCCCGGAATGATCCCCGCACTTTCAGCTATTATCAGAGCCCATCTTCAACCGGGGGATAATATTATTGTTCAATCACCTGTCTACAATCATTTCTTTACGCTTATAGAAAACTGTGAATGCAATACGGTTGAGAACCATTTGATCTATGAAAATGGAAATTATCAAATAGATTTTGTTGATTTGGAATTGAAAGCTTCAGATCCACAAACTAAAATGCTGTTAATCTGCAGTCCTCATAACCCTGTGGGTAGAGTTTGGGTACGTGAAGAACTGGAGAAAATAGCTTCCATATGCACAAAACATCAAGTAATGGTAGTTTCAGATGAAATCCATGCTGATCTGGTTTATAAAAATCATCGGCATATTCCGTTTGTTTCTGTTGCAGGAAATTATGATCTGGTTTCTGTTACCTGTGGTTCGCCCTGTAAGACATTTAATCTATCCAGCCTGCCTGTATCTTATGTTATCTCCAAAGATCAGGAGATCTTAAAACGGATTGAGAAAATACTTACAATACAGGAAACAACTACCATTAATCCATTCGCCGTTGAAGCTTTAATAGCAGCTTATAATCAGGGTAGAAATTGGATGGAAGAACTAAAAGAATATGTATATGCCAACTATTTATATCTAAAATATTTTTGCAAGGAATATCTGCCAAATGTATTGGTTAGTGACTTACAGGCGACTTATCTTGTATGGCTGGATTGTCATACTTTAGGTAAAGGATCAGATGAACTTTCCAAGTTTTTATTTAAAGAAGAAAAGCTTTGGTTAAATTCAGGCACCATGTACGGAAGCTCTGGAGAAGGTTTTTTACGCATAAATATCGCCTGTCCAAGACAAGTTTTGGAGGAAGGTTTACAACGATTGGAAAAATATGTACATAAAAAATAA
- a CDS encoding redox-active disulfide protein 2: protein MKNKPITEYTNEELINNEKKSKAVTTLLMVSIPILFLSNMFLIFKNGFTALTVIPIALLPILILNINKWNQLKKEKANRNL from the coding sequence ATGAAAAATAAACCTATAACCGAATACACAAACGAGGAACTCATCAACAATGAAAAGAAAAGTAAAGCAGTAACCACCTTGCTGATGGTTTCAATCCCGATATTATTCTTAAGTAATATGTTTTTAATATTCAAAAATGGATTTACTGCTCTCACTGTAATTCCTATCGCCCTGCTTCCTATTTTAATCCTAAATATTAACAAGTGGAATCAATTAAAAAAAGAAAAGGCGAATAGAAATTTATAA
- a CDS encoding virulence factor: MKNKLQKLIRILSVLTLAFFFGCQKDNDFRITEWDSNTNKPIIFFISGDAGFNTFTKSLGTNLHTLGYDVFALDTKSYFWNKKTPGQTSLDIENCIKEKLQGRKNQHVVLLGFSFGADVTPFVYNRFTTSLKEKIQKVFIMGPSKSNDFKIHLDEYFGFEPKGSLQVIPEINKMGTVPVMVVLSDFEFTRFPYRTITLGANYRMKHIAGNHHYGNNTKMLANFIKSNL, encoded by the coding sequence ATGAAGAATAAGCTGCAAAAACTGATAAGAATTTTATCTGTATTGACATTAGCCTTTTTTTTCGGCTGTCAGAAAGATAATGATTTTAGGATCACGGAATGGGACTCCAATACCAATAAGCCCATCATCTTTTTTATAAGTGGGGATGCTGGTTTTAATACGTTCACAAAGAGCTTAGGGACGAATCTTCATACACTGGGTTATGATGTATTTGCTTTAGATACAAAATCTTATTTCTGGAACAAAAAAACTCCGGGACAAACCTCTTTAGACATTGAGAATTGTATTAAGGAGAAGTTACAGGGACGAAAAAATCAACACGTCGTTTTATTAGGGTTTTCATTTGGTGCTGATGTTACTCCCTTTGTATACAACCGTTTTACCACCAGCTTAAAAGAGAAGATTCAAAAAGTTTTTATTATGGGGCCTTCAAAAAGTAATGATTTCAAGATCCATCTTGATGAGTACTTCGGATTTGAACCTAAAGGCAGCCTCCAGGTGATCCCTGAAATCAATAAAATGGGCACAGTTCCCGTAATGGTTGTCTTAAGTGATTTTGAATTTACCCGTTTTCCCTACCGGACAATAACCCTGGGAGCCAATTACAGGATGAAACATATAGCTGGAAATCATCATTATGGAAATAATACCAAAATGCTGGCGAATTTCATCAAGAGTAATTTATAA
- a CDS encoding phosphatidylglycerol lysyltransferase domain-containing protein, with the protein MKKINFSKIFKLVRWKEVLAVAILLLAFVFFRSERHELATIGPELQNAKLGWILIGVLLAFIYVLLQGLMYVTSFRATKLNVSISDATSLFLKRNFLSVFLPAGGVSSLAYLPRNIRTKGYKSSKIHQASAIYGFVGLLTVVLVGIPLIAYAVLINKNFNDSWVGILVLVAILIGSYLIFLSFRKKNSFYQFLDKKFPKFISTVDEIFSNEIDKKYFWITILVSIFIEFCGVFHLLIAMYAFGVPASFSAAAISYVVSILLMIVSPFLRGLGAVEFSLTYILANFGYKHADGLGITLLYRFFEFWIPLILGIVAYLWGGRKLFARILPVIMIFLLGIINILSVITPALTDRLHILKNYLPWELIHISKMITLISGVLLLATSANLFRGYKRAWYFAVILTIFSIVFNLSKALDYEEALFSAFTLGLLLYTRKEYIFTTKIVSLQKGFSWFLGIFTVILIFNYFSFYFISKSHFGIDFTKEEALYYTLHTFLLFKDSGLTPLTGFARDFQNLNYILGVISWLVLIFSFYRTHSRIEKDDKESHMNAQHLVEEFGASSLDYFKLTKEKQFYFSEEINGMVSFRTANGFAVVLEDPVCAEQNKTDLINEFDQYCKNNNLKTCYYRVGENGIVYFNPLKKQKLFIGQDAIVDTEKFSLSGKDRKTIRNGINAVEKSGYTTTIRYAPHNEDMIDHIQRVSDKWLREFDKKEIVFAEGMFDREVVKNQDLITIFDADGMCVAFLNIIPHCAPDECSYDMIRKTENAPNGSVDVLIVKLIEYAKSKNLKFVNMGMTPMAGIEQTNNTAEDIMKFAYQRVGSFKHYQTLRNFKEKYADIWENKYLVYNNDFELLQIPTTLSKVMKPQKNEE; encoded by the coding sequence ATGAAAAAAATAAATTTTTCAAAAATCTTCAAGTTGGTTCGCTGGAAGGAAGTTTTAGCAGTTGCTATCTTATTACTGGCATTTGTATTTTTCCGAAGTGAAAGACATGAGCTGGCTACTATTGGTCCTGAGCTTCAAAATGCAAAATTAGGTTGGATCTTAATTGGAGTATTATTAGCCTTCATTTATGTTCTTCTTCAAGGTTTAATGTATGTAACGAGTTTTCGCGCTACAAAATTAAATGTAAGTATATCAGATGCTACAAGTTTATTTTTAAAACGAAACTTCCTAAGTGTATTTCTTCCTGCCGGTGGCGTCAGTTCACTTGCTTATCTTCCCCGAAACATCAGAACGAAAGGTTATAAGTCTTCGAAAATCCATCAGGCCAGTGCCATATATGGATTTGTAGGCTTACTGACAGTAGTACTGGTTGGGATTCCATTAATCGCTTATGCAGTTTTGATCAATAAAAACTTTAATGACAGCTGGGTTGGTATTTTAGTTTTAGTGGCAATACTTATCGGAAGTTATCTCATTTTCCTTTCTTTCCGGAAGAAAAATTCCTTCTACCAATTCCTTGATAAGAAATTCCCAAAATTTATCAGCACAGTTGATGAAATATTTAGCAATGAAATCGATAAAAAGTACTTTTGGATTACTATTCTGGTTTCTATTTTTATTGAATTTTGTGGTGTTTTCCACCTTCTGATCGCTATGTATGCATTTGGAGTTCCTGCTTCATTTTCTGCGGCAGCAATATCGTATGTTGTTTCAATTTTATTAATGATCGTATCTCCTTTTCTTCGTGGTTTGGGGGCTGTGGAATTTTCTCTCACCTATATCCTTGCCAATTTCGGATATAAGCATGCCGATGGTTTAGGAATTACATTGCTTTATCGGTTTTTTGAATTTTGGATCCCTTTGATTCTGGGAATAGTAGCTTACCTATGGGGTGGAAGAAAACTATTTGCTCGTATTTTACCTGTAATCATGATCTTTTTATTAGGTATTATTAATATCCTTTCTGTAATTACACCAGCATTAACAGATCGTCTTCATATTCTGAAAAACTATTTACCCTGGGAATTGATCCATATTTCCAAGATGATCACACTTATTTCAGGAGTATTGCTTTTGGCGACTTCTGCCAATCTTTTTAGAGGTTATAAAAGAGCTTGGTATTTTGCTGTGATCCTTACCATCTTCTCTATTGTTTTTAATTTATCAAAAGCTCTGGATTATGAAGAAGCCTTGTTTTCAGCATTCACTTTAGGCCTGTTGTTATATACCAGAAAAGAATATATTTTCACGACTAAAATCGTTTCTTTACAAAAAGGATTTAGCTGGTTTTTAGGGATCTTTACCGTCATTTTAATTTTCAATTATTTTAGCTTCTACTTTATAAGCAAATCTCATTTCGGTATAGATTTTACAAAAGAAGAGGCTCTGTATTACACATTACATACATTTTTATTATTCAAAGATTCCGGACTTACCCCGCTTACAGGGTTTGCAAGGGATTTTCAGAACCTCAACTATATTCTTGGGGTTATTTCCTGGTTGGTACTTATCTTTTCATTTTACAGGACCCACTCCCGCATTGAAAAAGATGACAAAGAGAGCCATATGAATGCCCAACATCTTGTAGAAGAGTTTGGAGCTTCTTCATTGGACTATTTTAAACTGACCAAGGAAAAACAGTTTTACTTTTCAGAAGAAATCAATGGCATGGTATCCTTCCGGACAGCAAACGGATTCGCTGTCGTATTAGAAGATCCTGTTTGTGCTGAGCAAAATAAGACAGATCTGATTAATGAATTTGATCAATACTGTAAGAATAATAACCTAAAGACCTGTTATTACAGAGTAGGTGAAAATGGAATCGTTTATTTTAATCCTTTAAAAAAACAAAAATTATTTATTGGTCAGGATGCAATTGTAGATACAGAAAAGTTTAGTCTGAGTGGGAAAGACAGAAAAACGATTAGAAATGGAATTAATGCTGTTGAAAAATCAGGTTATACCACAACAATACGCTATGCTCCTCATAATGAGGATATGATAGATCATATTCAAAGGGTTTCCGATAAATGGTTAAGAGAGTTTGATAAAAAAGAAATCGTATTCGCTGAAGGGATGTTTGATCGCGAAGTTGTAAAAAATCAAGATCTTATTACCATTTTTGATGCCGATGGTATGTGTGTTGCATTTTTAAATATCATTCCACATTGTGCCCCTGATGAATGCAGTTATGATATGATCAGAAAAACTGAAAATGCGCCGAATGGCAGTGTAGATGTTTTAATTGTGAAACTTATAGAATATGCTAAAAGTAAAAATCTAAAGTTTGTCAATATGGGAATGACCCCAATGGCAGGAATAGAACAGACCAACAATACGGCTGAAGATATTATGAAATTTGCCTATCAAAGAGTAGGAAGTTTTAAGCATTATCAAACACTGAGAAACTTTAAAGAAAAGTATGCTGATATCTGGGAAAACAAGTATCTGGTGTACAACAATGATTTTGAATTACTTCAAATCCCGACGACATTAAGTAAAGTGATGAAACCGCAAAAAAATGAAGAATAA
- a CDS encoding Fur family transcriptional regulator, whose product MKQVRNTQAKTEILNIINNSESALSHTAIQEKVGDLCNRVTTYRVLDRLEEEGKIHKIVNVDGVVNYAKCHHCTENDHSHNHIHFNCEKCQSVTCIENIVPEITLPKHFVAKSYNFVVSGICPKCYQN is encoded by the coding sequence ATGAAGCAAGTTAGAAATACCCAGGCCAAAACTGAGATATTAAACATTATAAATAACTCAGAAAGCGCATTATCCCACACTGCTATTCAGGAGAAAGTTGGGGATCTATGCAATCGTGTTACTACTTATCGAGTATTGGACCGTTTGGAAGAGGAAGGGAAAATACATAAGATTGTGAATGTAGATGGTGTTGTGAATTATGCCAAATGTCATCATTGTACAGAGAATGATCACTCCCATAATCATATCCATTTCAATTGTGAAAAATGCCAGTCGGTTACCTGTATAGAAAATATAGTTCCGGAAATAACACTACCTAAGCATTTTGTTGCAAAAAGTTACAATTTCGTAGTAAGCGGAATTTGTCCGAAATGTTATCAAAATTAA
- a CDS encoding MerC domain-containing protein, whose product MKSKILDAVGISAAVLCLIHCIIFPLLMIVPLGISHNPYVDLAFLFIGGVVVYRVTKKVSKLWLKSLFWISILLISISVLVDLIYEIHIPLIYVGAVGLITGHILNFKNHKH is encoded by the coding sequence ATGAAATCAAAAATTTTAGATGCAGTAGGAATTTCAGCAGCAGTTTTATGTTTGATCCATTGTATTATTTTTCCTTTATTAATGATTGTTCCTCTGGGGATCTCTCATAATCCTTATGTTGATCTTGCTTTTCTTTTCATTGGAGGAGTGGTTGTGTACAGAGTAACGAAAAAGGTTTCAAAACTCTGGTTGAAATCGTTGTTCTGGATCTCAATTCTATTAATCTCTATATCGGTATTGGTTGATCTCATTTATGAAATCCATATTCCATTGATCTATGTAGGAGCTGTAGGATTAATTACCGGTCATATTCTCAATTTTAAAAATCATAAACATTAA
- a CDS encoding GTP-binding protein, whose product MTKEKLPVTVLSGFLGAGKTTLLNHILHNKEGLKVAVIVNDMSEINIDARLVENQNTLSRTEEKLVEMSNGCICCTLREDLMIEVERLAREKRFDYLLIESTGISEPVPVAQTFSFIDEESGIDLSSFSYVDTMVTVVDCFNFFKDFGSNERLMDRDLTDMEGDFRTIVNLLTDQIEFANVIILNKTDMVNTETVNFLKATIRKLNPVAKLITSEFGKVQPKEIMNTGLFDFDEAQQSAGWQKELQAEHHTPETEEYGIGSFVFRNKKPFHPMRLWKYLNVQYPEGALRAKGLFWLASRPDDALNFSQAGGSFRLEKAGVWWSSMPMSNRVQYPSFIENQEFIESRWDRSWGDRINELVFIGKNLDQKKMMNDLENCLITVEEKIIFDESIVFQDPFPENI is encoded by the coding sequence ATGACAAAGGAAAAACTTCCTGTAACTGTACTCAGTGGTTTTCTTGGTGCAGGGAAGACCACATTACTTAACCATATTCTGCATAATAAAGAAGGTTTAAAAGTAGCTGTAATCGTTAATGATATGAGCGAAATAAACATTGATGCACGTCTTGTGGAAAATCAAAATACACTGTCCAGAACAGAAGAAAAACTGGTGGAAATGAGTAATGGCTGTATTTGTTGCACACTTCGCGAAGACTTAATGATAGAAGTAGAAAGGTTAGCGCGTGAAAAAAGATTTGATTATCTGTTAATTGAAAGTACGGGGATCAGTGAGCCAGTTCCTGTGGCACAGACTTTTAGTTTTATAGATGAAGAAAGTGGAATTGACCTTTCATCCTTTAGCTATGTGGATACGATGGTAACGGTAGTAGACTGCTTTAATTTTTTTAAAGACTTTGGTTCCAACGAACGATTAATGGATCGTGATCTCACCGACATGGAAGGAGATTTCCGTACCATTGTAAACCTTCTGACCGATCAGATAGAATTTGCCAACGTTATTATCCTGAACAAAACGGATATGGTAAATACGGAAACTGTTAATTTTTTGAAAGCAACAATCCGGAAATTAAATCCTGTTGCAAAACTGATCACTTCTGAATTTGGAAAGGTACAACCCAAAGAAATTATGAATACGGGATTATTTGATTTTGATGAAGCTCAACAGTCGGCAGGATGGCAAAAAGAACTGCAAGCTGAACATCATACACCGGAAACTGAAGAATATGGAATTGGTTCATTTGTGTTCAGAAATAAAAAACCTTTTCATCCAATGAGGTTATGGAAATATCTCAATGTACAGTATCCAGAAGGTGCATTACGTGCTAAGGGGCTGTTCTGGCTCGCTTCCCGTCCTGATGATGCCCTTAATTTTTCCCAGGCAGGTGGATCTTTTAGATTGGAAAAAGCTGGAGTATGGTGGTCGAGTATGCCAATGAGTAATCGTGTACAATATCCTTCATTTATAGAAAATCAGGAATTCATAGAAAGCCGGTGGGATAGAAGTTGGGGTGACAGGATCAATGAACTGGTTTTTATTGGAAAGAATTTAGATCAGAAAAAAATGATGAATGATCTTGAAAATTGCCTGATCACGGTAGAGGAAAAGATAATATTCGATGAGTCAATAGTTTTTCAGGACCCTTTCCCCGAGAATATCTGA
- a CDS encoding alkaline phosphatase — MDRRKFLKGSALLSGLLTINPVDLLANQTLINPKSNKKAKNIIFMVSDGMSSGTLAMANLYSENILGKTGNWVNLYKENKVSRALMDTASASSIVTDSAAASSSFGGGFRVKNGVLNVGANGERYVPIWQKFKKAGKKAGCVTTVTITHATPAGFCVNSDSRNAEPEIAEMYAEIGFDVMMGGGDEFFNPSKRKDKKDVYGLYQQKGYQILRDRSDLQKIEKSKQVLGVFNTGALPYTIDRENTTALQNTPTLAEMAKAAIDQMKDHKEGFVLQIEGGKVDWSAHANDVAALIHDQLAFEDAVKVAIDFAEKDKNTLVIITTDHGNANPGTIYGADATKNFNSIANYKFTNEYILNAIHPDFNLQQTKDWIYETNQVSLADDEAKSLLGFYTSLEKEGGLYNYKKLPFKLYSEIQKKHNSVGWISMDHSGDYVELAMFGPGSELLKPFVKNTDLHYIMLEAAELSTNTNRN, encoded by the coding sequence ATGGATAGACGTAAGTTTCTAAAAGGATCAGCATTACTTTCCGGGTTGTTAACAATTAATCCGGTAGATTTACTGGCAAATCAAACCCTGATAAATCCCAAATCCAATAAGAAGGCCAAAAACATCATTTTTATGGTAAGTGATGGGATGAGTTCCGGAACGTTGGCAATGGCTAATCTGTATTCTGAGAACATTCTTGGTAAAACTGGAAACTGGGTTAATCTGTATAAAGAGAATAAAGTATCGAGAGCATTAATGGATACTGCTTCGGCGAGTTCTATTGTTACAGATTCTGCAGCAGCCAGTTCATCATTTGGAGGTGGATTCCGGGTAAAAAATGGAGTTTTGAATGTAGGAGCGAATGGTGAGAGGTATGTTCCGATCTGGCAAAAATTTAAAAAGGCTGGTAAGAAAGCCGGATGTGTAACCACTGTAACAATCACACATGCTACTCCTGCTGGTTTTTGCGTGAATTCTGACAGTAGAAATGCCGAACCTGAAATAGCCGAAATGTACGCTGAAATAGGCTTTGATGTAATGATGGGTGGGGGAGATGAATTCTTCAATCCTTCAAAAAGAAAAGATAAGAAAGATGTATATGGTTTGTATCAGCAAAAAGGATATCAAATTTTAAGAGACCGTTCCGATTTGCAGAAGATTGAAAAAAGTAAACAGGTTTTAGGGGTTTTTAATACGGGAGCACTACCATATACGATAGATCGGGAAAATACAACTGCTTTACAAAACACACCAACACTTGCAGAAATGGCAAAAGCGGCTATCGATCAGATGAAGGATCATAAAGAAGGTTTTGTCCTTCAGATCGAAGGTGGGAAGGTGGATTGGTCAGCTCATGCTAATGATGTTGCTGCACTTATCCATGATCAGCTTGCTTTTGAAGATGCTGTAAAAGTGGCGATTGACTTTGCCGAAAAAGATAAAAATACATTGGTAATCATCACAACGGATCATGGAAATGCTAACCCAGGAACGATTTATGGAGCTGATGCCACTAAAAATTTCAATAGTATCGCCAATTATAAATTTACTAATGAATATATACTTAATGCTATTCATCCTGATTTCAACCTTCAGCAGACGAAAGACTGGATCTATGAAACCAATCAAGTAAGTCTGGCAGATGATGAAGCAAAAAGTCTTTTGGGTTTCTACACCAGCCTTGAAAAAGAAGGTGGGTTATATAATTATAAAAAGCTCCCATTTAAGCTCTATTCAGAAATTCAGAAAAAGCATAATTCTGTTGGCTGGATCAGTATGGATCATTCTGGCGATTATGTTGAACTTGCAATGTTCGGTCCGGGAAGTGAATTGCTAAAACCTTTTGTGAAAAACACAGACTTACATTATATAATGCTCGAAGCAGCAGAACTTTCAACTAATACTAATAGAAACTGA